Proteins from one Gallus gallus isolate bGalGal1 chromosome 17, bGalGal1.mat.broiler.GRCg7b, whole genome shotgun sequence genomic window:
- the CARD9 gene encoding caspase recruitment domain-containing protein 9 isoform X2 yields the protein MCSDQEKRSEGFCLHKPRKDEAAHCYFSLTTMLEEDNDETCWNSLENFRVKLISVIDPSRITPYLRQCQVINHDDEEQVLNDPSLVMRKRKAGVLLDILQRTGRKGFEAFMESLELYYPQLYKKITGKEPSRVFSLIIDTAGESGLSQLLMNEITKLQRTVQEERQKAQELTVWLHTKENMIREMWVRDSLLRKHQERVQKMREERDSLSKELRKCKDENYNLAMSYARQSEEKSSALMKNRDLLLEIDSLKHSLMKAEDDCKLERKHSMKLKHAIEQRPSHEVMWEIQQEKELLLAKNQELENTLQVAREQNLETSLSHETVQNDCSQVLERQDLLNTLYHLRKELRQAEVLRDKYAEEKEILELQCTSLRKDSQMYKKRMEAVLEQMEEVASERDQALLTREQFYTQYSKNLVERDTYRKQIRELGERCDELQLQLFQKEGQLLATEAKLKRLQLELPALTSDLDDTSSRDSQDLTLHGHLDEDSHLTKKDCCKGQTQQFSMQESNLTAESPTFEECSSAHEELSEKERRRMKDCFERYRRKRALRRAPAGRRPEADWEPSTGSDNTDTEGS from the exons ATGTGCTCAGACCAGGAGAAGAGGAGTGAAGGCTTTTGTCTGCACAAGCCCAG GAAGGACGAAGCAGCCCACTGCTACTTCTCGCTCACCACCATGCTGGAAGAAGATAATGATGAGACGTGTTGGAATAGCCTGGAAAACTTTCGGGTGAAGCTGATCTCAGTGATAGATCCTTCTCGTATAACACCTTACCTTCGTCAGTGCCAGGTGATAAACCATGATGATGAGGAACAGGTTCTCAATGACCCCAGCCTGGTCATGCGCAAACGCAAAGCAG GTGTTCTTCTGGACATTCTACAGCGAACAGGGCGCAAGGGCTTTGAGGCATTCATGGAGAGTCTCGAGCTTTACTATCCACAACTGTATAAGAAAATAACTGGGAAGGAACCAAGCAGGGTTTTCTCTCTGATTATAG ACACAGCTGGGGAGTCAGGCCTGAGCCAGCTCCTGATGAATGAGATTACGAAGCTGCAGAGAACAGTGCAGGAGGAGCGGCAGAAGGCCCAGGAGCTCACCGTGTGGCTGCACACCAAAGAGAATATGATCAGAGAGATGTGGGTGAGGGACAGCCTGCTCCGCAAGCACCAAGAGCGGGTGCAGAAGATGAGGGAGGAGAGGGACAGTCTAAGCAAGGAGCTGCGGAAGTGCAAGGATGAGAACTACAACCTGGCAATGAGCTATGCCAGACAGAGCGAGGAGAAGAGCAGTGCCCTCATGAAGAACAGGGACCTGCTCCTAGAG ATTGATAGCTTGAAGCATAGCCTCATGAAGGCTGAGGACGACTGCAAACTAGAGCGTAAGCACTCGATGAAACTGAAGCATGCCATAGAACAACGTCCGAGCCATGAAGTGATGTGGGAGATCCAGCAGGAGAAGGAGCTGCTTTTGGCCAAGAATCAGGAGCTGGAGAACACTCTTCAG GTTGCCAGGGAACAGAATTTGGAGACGAGTCTCTCCCATGAGACTGTGCAGAATGACTGCAGCCAGGTGCTGGAGCGCCAGGACCTGCTGAACACCCTGTACCACCTTCGCAAGGAGCTGCGCCAAGCCGAGGTGCTTCGAGACAAG tatgcagaggaaaaagaaatacttgaaCTACAGTGCACATCTCTGAGGAAGGACTCCCAGATGTATAAAAAACGGATGGAAGCTGTCTTAGAGCAGATGGAGGAAGTGGCTTCGGAAAGAGACCAG GCACTGCTGACCAGAGAACAGTTCTACACACAGTACTCCAAGAACCTTGTTGAGAGGGACACCTATCGGAAGCAGATTCGGGAGCTGGGGGAGCGATGCgatgagctgcagctgcagctcttccaaAAGGAGGGTCAGCTACTGGCTACTGAAGCCAAGCTGAAAAGACTGCAACTGGAGCTGCCTGCACTG ACTTCTGACCTGGATGACACCTCCTCCAGAGATTCCCAGGAT CTTACTCTTCATGGTCATCTAGACGAAGATTCGCACCTGACTAAAA aAGACTGCTGTAAAGGACAAACCCAGCAATTCAGCATGCAAGAAAGCAATCTGACTGCAGAGTCACCCACT ttcgAGGAGTGCAGCTCAGCCCACGAGGAGCTGTCCGAGAAGGAGCGGAGGAGGATGAAGGACTGCTTTGAGCGTTACCGCAG GAAGCGCGCCCTGCGCAGAGCGCCCGCGGGCCGCCGCCCCGAGGCCGACTGGGAGCCGAGCACGGGCAGCGACAACACGGACACCGAGGGCAGCTAG
- the CARD9 gene encoding caspase recruitment domain-containing protein 9 isoform X5 — protein MCSDQEKRSEGFCLHKPRKDEAAHCYFSLTTMLEEDNDETCWNSLENFRVKLISVIDPSRITPYLRQCQVINHDDEEQVLNDPSLVMRKRKAGVLLDILQRTGRKGFEAFMESLELYYPQLYKKITGKEPSRVFSLIIDTAGESGLSQLLMNEITKLQRTVQEERQKAQELTVWLHTKENMIREMWVRDSLLRKHQERVQKMREERDSLSKELRKCKDENYNLAMSYARQSEEKSSALMKNRDLLLEIDSLKHSLMKAEDDCKLERKHSMKLKHAIEQRPSHEVMWEIQQEKELLLAKNQELENTLQQVAREQNLETSLSHETVQNDCSQVLERQDLLNTLYHLRKELRQAEVLRDKYAEEKEILELQCTSLRKDSQMYKKRMEAVLEQMEEVASERDQALLTREQFYTQYSKNLVERDTYRKQIRELGERCDELQLQLFQKEGQLLATEAKLKRLQLELPALTSDLDDTSSRDSQDLTLHGHLDEDSHLTKKDCCKGQTQQFSMQESNLTAESPTVRAHRGSL, from the exons ATGTGCTCAGACCAGGAGAAGAGGAGTGAAGGCTTTTGTCTGCACAAGCCCAG GAAGGACGAAGCAGCCCACTGCTACTTCTCGCTCACCACCATGCTGGAAGAAGATAATGATGAGACGTGTTGGAATAGCCTGGAAAACTTTCGGGTGAAGCTGATCTCAGTGATAGATCCTTCTCGTATAACACCTTACCTTCGTCAGTGCCAGGTGATAAACCATGATGATGAGGAACAGGTTCTCAATGACCCCAGCCTGGTCATGCGCAAACGCAAAGCAG GTGTTCTTCTGGACATTCTACAGCGAACAGGGCGCAAGGGCTTTGAGGCATTCATGGAGAGTCTCGAGCTTTACTATCCACAACTGTATAAGAAAATAACTGGGAAGGAACCAAGCAGGGTTTTCTCTCTGATTATAG ACACAGCTGGGGAGTCAGGCCTGAGCCAGCTCCTGATGAATGAGATTACGAAGCTGCAGAGAACAGTGCAGGAGGAGCGGCAGAAGGCCCAGGAGCTCACCGTGTGGCTGCACACCAAAGAGAATATGATCAGAGAGATGTGGGTGAGGGACAGCCTGCTCCGCAAGCACCAAGAGCGGGTGCAGAAGATGAGGGAGGAGAGGGACAGTCTAAGCAAGGAGCTGCGGAAGTGCAAGGATGAGAACTACAACCTGGCAATGAGCTATGCCAGACAGAGCGAGGAGAAGAGCAGTGCCCTCATGAAGAACAGGGACCTGCTCCTAGAG ATTGATAGCTTGAAGCATAGCCTCATGAAGGCTGAGGACGACTGCAAACTAGAGCGTAAGCACTCGATGAAACTGAAGCATGCCATAGAACAACGTCCGAGCCATGAAGTGATGTGGGAGATCCAGCAGGAGAAGGAGCTGCTTTTGGCCAAGAATCAGGAGCTGGAGAACACTCTTCAG CAGGTTGCCAGGGAACAGAATTTGGAGACGAGTCTCTCCCATGAGACTGTGCAGAATGACTGCAGCCAGGTGCTGGAGCGCCAGGACCTGCTGAACACCCTGTACCACCTTCGCAAGGAGCTGCGCCAAGCCGAGGTGCTTCGAGACAAG tatgcagaggaaaaagaaatacttgaaCTACAGTGCACATCTCTGAGGAAGGACTCCCAGATGTATAAAAAACGGATGGAAGCTGTCTTAGAGCAGATGGAGGAAGTGGCTTCGGAAAGAGACCAG GCACTGCTGACCAGAGAACAGTTCTACACACAGTACTCCAAGAACCTTGTTGAGAGGGACACCTATCGGAAGCAGATTCGGGAGCTGGGGGAGCGATGCgatgagctgcagctgcagctcttccaaAAGGAGGGTCAGCTACTGGCTACTGAAGCCAAGCTGAAAAGACTGCAACTGGAGCTGCCTGCACTG ACTTCTGACCTGGATGACACCTCCTCCAGAGATTCCCAGGAT CTTACTCTTCATGGTCATCTAGACGAAGATTCGCACCTGACTAAAA aAGACTGCTGTAAAGGACAAACCCAGCAATTCAGCATGCAAGAAAGCAATCTGACTGCAGAGTCACCCACTGTAAGAGCCCACAGAGGTTCTCTTTAG
- the CARD9 gene encoding caspase recruitment domain-containing protein 9 isoform X3 yields the protein MSGRLRKDEAAHCYFSLTTMLEEDNDETCWNSLENFRVKLISVIDPSRITPYLRQCQVINHDDEEQVLNDPSLVMRKRKAGVLLDILQRTGRKGFEAFMESLELYYPQLYKKITGKEPSRVFSLIIDTAGESGLSQLLMNEITKLQRTVQEERQKAQELTVWLHTKENMIREMWVRDSLLRKHQERVQKMREERDSLSKELRKCKDENYNLAMSYARQSEEKSSALMKNRDLLLEIDSLKHSLMKAEDDCKLERKHSMKLKHAIEQRPSHEVMWEIQQEKELLLAKNQELENTLQQVAREQNLETSLSHETVQNDCSQVLERQDLLNTLYHLRKELRQAEVLRDKYAEEKEILELQCTSLRKDSQMYKKRMEAVLEQMEEVASERDQALLTREQFYTQYSKNLVERDTYRKQIRELGERCDELQLQLFQKEGQLLATEAKLKRLQLELPALTSDLDDTSSRDSQDLTLHGHLDEDSHLTKKDCCKGQTQQFSMQESNLTAESPTFEECSSAHEELSEKERRRMKDCFERYRRKRALRRAPAGRRPEADWEPSTGSDNTDTEGS from the exons ATGTCAGGCAGACTGAG GAAGGACGAAGCAGCCCACTGCTACTTCTCGCTCACCACCATGCTGGAAGAAGATAATGATGAGACGTGTTGGAATAGCCTGGAAAACTTTCGGGTGAAGCTGATCTCAGTGATAGATCCTTCTCGTATAACACCTTACCTTCGTCAGTGCCAGGTGATAAACCATGATGATGAGGAACAGGTTCTCAATGACCCCAGCCTGGTCATGCGCAAACGCAAAGCAG GTGTTCTTCTGGACATTCTACAGCGAACAGGGCGCAAGGGCTTTGAGGCATTCATGGAGAGTCTCGAGCTTTACTATCCACAACTGTATAAGAAAATAACTGGGAAGGAACCAAGCAGGGTTTTCTCTCTGATTATAG ACACAGCTGGGGAGTCAGGCCTGAGCCAGCTCCTGATGAATGAGATTACGAAGCTGCAGAGAACAGTGCAGGAGGAGCGGCAGAAGGCCCAGGAGCTCACCGTGTGGCTGCACACCAAAGAGAATATGATCAGAGAGATGTGGGTGAGGGACAGCCTGCTCCGCAAGCACCAAGAGCGGGTGCAGAAGATGAGGGAGGAGAGGGACAGTCTAAGCAAGGAGCTGCGGAAGTGCAAGGATGAGAACTACAACCTGGCAATGAGCTATGCCAGACAGAGCGAGGAGAAGAGCAGTGCCCTCATGAAGAACAGGGACCTGCTCCTAGAG ATTGATAGCTTGAAGCATAGCCTCATGAAGGCTGAGGACGACTGCAAACTAGAGCGTAAGCACTCGATGAAACTGAAGCATGCCATAGAACAACGTCCGAGCCATGAAGTGATGTGGGAGATCCAGCAGGAGAAGGAGCTGCTTTTGGCCAAGAATCAGGAGCTGGAGAACACTCTTCAG CAGGTTGCCAGGGAACAGAATTTGGAGACGAGTCTCTCCCATGAGACTGTGCAGAATGACTGCAGCCAGGTGCTGGAGCGCCAGGACCTGCTGAACACCCTGTACCACCTTCGCAAGGAGCTGCGCCAAGCCGAGGTGCTTCGAGACAAG tatgcagaggaaaaagaaatacttgaaCTACAGTGCACATCTCTGAGGAAGGACTCCCAGATGTATAAAAAACGGATGGAAGCTGTCTTAGAGCAGATGGAGGAAGTGGCTTCGGAAAGAGACCAG GCACTGCTGACCAGAGAACAGTTCTACACACAGTACTCCAAGAACCTTGTTGAGAGGGACACCTATCGGAAGCAGATTCGGGAGCTGGGGGAGCGATGCgatgagctgcagctgcagctcttccaaAAGGAGGGTCAGCTACTGGCTACTGAAGCCAAGCTGAAAAGACTGCAACTGGAGCTGCCTGCACTG ACTTCTGACCTGGATGACACCTCCTCCAGAGATTCCCAGGAT CTTACTCTTCATGGTCATCTAGACGAAGATTCGCACCTGACTAAAA aAGACTGCTGTAAAGGACAAACCCAGCAATTCAGCATGCAAGAAAGCAATCTGACTGCAGAGTCACCCACT ttcgAGGAGTGCAGCTCAGCCCACGAGGAGCTGTCCGAGAAGGAGCGGAGGAGGATGAAGGACTGCTTTGAGCGTTACCGCAG GAAGCGCGCCCTGCGCAGAGCGCCCGCGGGCCGCCGCCCCGAGGCCGACTGGGAGCCGAGCACGGGCAGCGACAACACGGACACCGAGGGCAGCTAG
- the CARD9 gene encoding caspase recruitment domain-containing protein 9 isoform X7: MCSDQEKRSEGFCLHKPRKDEAAHCYFSLTTMLEEDNDETCWNSLENFRVKLISVIDPSRITPYLRQCQVINHDDEEQVLNDPSLVMRKRKAGVLLDILQRTGRKGFEAFMESLELYYPQLYKKITGKEPSRVFSLIIDTAGESGLSQLLMNEITKLQRTVQEERQKAQELTVWLHTKENMIREMWVRDSLLRKHQERVQKMREERDSLSKELRKCKDENYNLAMSYARQSEEKSSALMKNRDLLLEIDSLKHSLMKAEDDCKLERKHSMKLKHAIEQRPSHEVMWEIQQEKELLLAKNQELENTLQVAREQNLETSLSHETVQNDCSQVLERQDLLNTLYHLRKELRQAEVLRDKTSDLDDTSSRDSQDLTLHGHLDEDSHLTKKDCCKGQTQQFSMQESNLTAESPTFEECSSAHEELSEKERRRMKDCFERYRRKRALRRAPAGRRPEADWEPSTGSDNTDTEGS, encoded by the exons ATGTGCTCAGACCAGGAGAAGAGGAGTGAAGGCTTTTGTCTGCACAAGCCCAG GAAGGACGAAGCAGCCCACTGCTACTTCTCGCTCACCACCATGCTGGAAGAAGATAATGATGAGACGTGTTGGAATAGCCTGGAAAACTTTCGGGTGAAGCTGATCTCAGTGATAGATCCTTCTCGTATAACACCTTACCTTCGTCAGTGCCAGGTGATAAACCATGATGATGAGGAACAGGTTCTCAATGACCCCAGCCTGGTCATGCGCAAACGCAAAGCAG GTGTTCTTCTGGACATTCTACAGCGAACAGGGCGCAAGGGCTTTGAGGCATTCATGGAGAGTCTCGAGCTTTACTATCCACAACTGTATAAGAAAATAACTGGGAAGGAACCAAGCAGGGTTTTCTCTCTGATTATAG ACACAGCTGGGGAGTCAGGCCTGAGCCAGCTCCTGATGAATGAGATTACGAAGCTGCAGAGAACAGTGCAGGAGGAGCGGCAGAAGGCCCAGGAGCTCACCGTGTGGCTGCACACCAAAGAGAATATGATCAGAGAGATGTGGGTGAGGGACAGCCTGCTCCGCAAGCACCAAGAGCGGGTGCAGAAGATGAGGGAGGAGAGGGACAGTCTAAGCAAGGAGCTGCGGAAGTGCAAGGATGAGAACTACAACCTGGCAATGAGCTATGCCAGACAGAGCGAGGAGAAGAGCAGTGCCCTCATGAAGAACAGGGACCTGCTCCTAGAG ATTGATAGCTTGAAGCATAGCCTCATGAAGGCTGAGGACGACTGCAAACTAGAGCGTAAGCACTCGATGAAACTGAAGCATGCCATAGAACAACGTCCGAGCCATGAAGTGATGTGGGAGATCCAGCAGGAGAAGGAGCTGCTTTTGGCCAAGAATCAGGAGCTGGAGAACACTCTTCAG GTTGCCAGGGAACAGAATTTGGAGACGAGTCTCTCCCATGAGACTGTGCAGAATGACTGCAGCCAGGTGCTGGAGCGCCAGGACCTGCTGAACACCCTGTACCACCTTCGCAAGGAGCTGCGCCAAGCCGAGGTGCTTCGAGACAAG ACTTCTGACCTGGATGACACCTCCTCCAGAGATTCCCAGGAT CTTACTCTTCATGGTCATCTAGACGAAGATTCGCACCTGACTAAAA aAGACTGCTGTAAAGGACAAACCCAGCAATTCAGCATGCAAGAAAGCAATCTGACTGCAGAGTCACCCACT ttcgAGGAGTGCAGCTCAGCCCACGAGGAGCTGTCCGAGAAGGAGCGGAGGAGGATGAAGGACTGCTTTGAGCGTTACCGCAG GAAGCGCGCCCTGCGCAGAGCGCCCGCGGGCCGCCGCCCCGAGGCCGACTGGGAGCCGAGCACGGGCAGCGACAACACGGACACCGAGGGCAGCTAG
- the CARD9 gene encoding caspase recruitment domain-containing protein 9 isoform X1, with the protein MCSDQEKRSEGFCLHKPRKDEAAHCYFSLTTMLEEDNDETCWNSLENFRVKLISVIDPSRITPYLRQCQVINHDDEEQVLNDPSLVMRKRKAGVLLDILQRTGRKGFEAFMESLELYYPQLYKKITGKEPSRVFSLIIDTAGESGLSQLLMNEITKLQRTVQEERQKAQELTVWLHTKENMIREMWVRDSLLRKHQERVQKMREERDSLSKELRKCKDENYNLAMSYARQSEEKSSALMKNRDLLLEIDSLKHSLMKAEDDCKLERKHSMKLKHAIEQRPSHEVMWEIQQEKELLLAKNQELENTLQQVAREQNLETSLSHETVQNDCSQVLERQDLLNTLYHLRKELRQAEVLRDKYAEEKEILELQCTSLRKDSQMYKKRMEAVLEQMEEVASERDQALLTREQFYTQYSKNLVERDTYRKQIRELGERCDELQLQLFQKEGQLLATEAKLKRLQLELPALTSDLDDTSSRDSQDLTLHGHLDEDSHLTKKDCCKGQTQQFSMQESNLTAESPTFEECSSAHEELSEKERRRMKDCFERYRRKRALRRAPAGRRPEADWEPSTGSDNTDTEGS; encoded by the exons ATGTGCTCAGACCAGGAGAAGAGGAGTGAAGGCTTTTGTCTGCACAAGCCCAG GAAGGACGAAGCAGCCCACTGCTACTTCTCGCTCACCACCATGCTGGAAGAAGATAATGATGAGACGTGTTGGAATAGCCTGGAAAACTTTCGGGTGAAGCTGATCTCAGTGATAGATCCTTCTCGTATAACACCTTACCTTCGTCAGTGCCAGGTGATAAACCATGATGATGAGGAACAGGTTCTCAATGACCCCAGCCTGGTCATGCGCAAACGCAAAGCAG GTGTTCTTCTGGACATTCTACAGCGAACAGGGCGCAAGGGCTTTGAGGCATTCATGGAGAGTCTCGAGCTTTACTATCCACAACTGTATAAGAAAATAACTGGGAAGGAACCAAGCAGGGTTTTCTCTCTGATTATAG ACACAGCTGGGGAGTCAGGCCTGAGCCAGCTCCTGATGAATGAGATTACGAAGCTGCAGAGAACAGTGCAGGAGGAGCGGCAGAAGGCCCAGGAGCTCACCGTGTGGCTGCACACCAAAGAGAATATGATCAGAGAGATGTGGGTGAGGGACAGCCTGCTCCGCAAGCACCAAGAGCGGGTGCAGAAGATGAGGGAGGAGAGGGACAGTCTAAGCAAGGAGCTGCGGAAGTGCAAGGATGAGAACTACAACCTGGCAATGAGCTATGCCAGACAGAGCGAGGAGAAGAGCAGTGCCCTCATGAAGAACAGGGACCTGCTCCTAGAG ATTGATAGCTTGAAGCATAGCCTCATGAAGGCTGAGGACGACTGCAAACTAGAGCGTAAGCACTCGATGAAACTGAAGCATGCCATAGAACAACGTCCGAGCCATGAAGTGATGTGGGAGATCCAGCAGGAGAAGGAGCTGCTTTTGGCCAAGAATCAGGAGCTGGAGAACACTCTTCAG CAGGTTGCCAGGGAACAGAATTTGGAGACGAGTCTCTCCCATGAGACTGTGCAGAATGACTGCAGCCAGGTGCTGGAGCGCCAGGACCTGCTGAACACCCTGTACCACCTTCGCAAGGAGCTGCGCCAAGCCGAGGTGCTTCGAGACAAG tatgcagaggaaaaagaaatacttgaaCTACAGTGCACATCTCTGAGGAAGGACTCCCAGATGTATAAAAAACGGATGGAAGCTGTCTTAGAGCAGATGGAGGAAGTGGCTTCGGAAAGAGACCAG GCACTGCTGACCAGAGAACAGTTCTACACACAGTACTCCAAGAACCTTGTTGAGAGGGACACCTATCGGAAGCAGATTCGGGAGCTGGGGGAGCGATGCgatgagctgcagctgcagctcttccaaAAGGAGGGTCAGCTACTGGCTACTGAAGCCAAGCTGAAAAGACTGCAACTGGAGCTGCCTGCACTG ACTTCTGACCTGGATGACACCTCCTCCAGAGATTCCCAGGAT CTTACTCTTCATGGTCATCTAGACGAAGATTCGCACCTGACTAAAA aAGACTGCTGTAAAGGACAAACCCAGCAATTCAGCATGCAAGAAAGCAATCTGACTGCAGAGTCACCCACT ttcgAGGAGTGCAGCTCAGCCCACGAGGAGCTGTCCGAGAAGGAGCGGAGGAGGATGAAGGACTGCTTTGAGCGTTACCGCAG GAAGCGCGCCCTGCGCAGAGCGCCCGCGGGCCGCCGCCCCGAGGCCGACTGGGAGCCGAGCACGGGCAGCGACAACACGGACACCGAGGGCAGCTAG
- the CARD9 gene encoding caspase recruitment domain-containing protein 9 isoform X6 has translation MCSDQEKRSEGFCLHKPRKDEAAHCYFSLTTMLEEDNDETCWNSLENFRVKLISVIDPSRITPYLRQCQVINHDDEEQVLNDPSLVMRKRKAGVLLDILQRTGRKGFEAFMESLELYYPQLYKKITGKEPSRVFSLIIDTAGESGLSQLLMNEITKLQRTVQEERQKAQELTVWLHTKENMIREMWVRDSLLRKHQERVQKMREERDSLSKELRKCKDENYNLAMSYARQSEEKSSALMKNRDLLLEIDSLKHSLMKAEDDCKLERKHSMKLKHAIEQRPSHEVMWEIQQEKELLLAKNQELENTLQQVAREQNLETSLSHETVQNDCSQVLERQDLLNTLYHLRKELRQAEVLRDKTSDLDDTSSRDSQDLTLHGHLDEDSHLTKKDCCKGQTQQFSMQESNLTAESPTFEECSSAHEELSEKERRRMKDCFERYRRKRALRRAPAGRRPEADWEPSTGSDNTDTEGS, from the exons ATGTGCTCAGACCAGGAGAAGAGGAGTGAAGGCTTTTGTCTGCACAAGCCCAG GAAGGACGAAGCAGCCCACTGCTACTTCTCGCTCACCACCATGCTGGAAGAAGATAATGATGAGACGTGTTGGAATAGCCTGGAAAACTTTCGGGTGAAGCTGATCTCAGTGATAGATCCTTCTCGTATAACACCTTACCTTCGTCAGTGCCAGGTGATAAACCATGATGATGAGGAACAGGTTCTCAATGACCCCAGCCTGGTCATGCGCAAACGCAAAGCAG GTGTTCTTCTGGACATTCTACAGCGAACAGGGCGCAAGGGCTTTGAGGCATTCATGGAGAGTCTCGAGCTTTACTATCCACAACTGTATAAGAAAATAACTGGGAAGGAACCAAGCAGGGTTTTCTCTCTGATTATAG ACACAGCTGGGGAGTCAGGCCTGAGCCAGCTCCTGATGAATGAGATTACGAAGCTGCAGAGAACAGTGCAGGAGGAGCGGCAGAAGGCCCAGGAGCTCACCGTGTGGCTGCACACCAAAGAGAATATGATCAGAGAGATGTGGGTGAGGGACAGCCTGCTCCGCAAGCACCAAGAGCGGGTGCAGAAGATGAGGGAGGAGAGGGACAGTCTAAGCAAGGAGCTGCGGAAGTGCAAGGATGAGAACTACAACCTGGCAATGAGCTATGCCAGACAGAGCGAGGAGAAGAGCAGTGCCCTCATGAAGAACAGGGACCTGCTCCTAGAG ATTGATAGCTTGAAGCATAGCCTCATGAAGGCTGAGGACGACTGCAAACTAGAGCGTAAGCACTCGATGAAACTGAAGCATGCCATAGAACAACGTCCGAGCCATGAAGTGATGTGGGAGATCCAGCAGGAGAAGGAGCTGCTTTTGGCCAAGAATCAGGAGCTGGAGAACACTCTTCAG CAGGTTGCCAGGGAACAGAATTTGGAGACGAGTCTCTCCCATGAGACTGTGCAGAATGACTGCAGCCAGGTGCTGGAGCGCCAGGACCTGCTGAACACCCTGTACCACCTTCGCAAGGAGCTGCGCCAAGCCGAGGTGCTTCGAGACAAG ACTTCTGACCTGGATGACACCTCCTCCAGAGATTCCCAGGAT CTTACTCTTCATGGTCATCTAGACGAAGATTCGCACCTGACTAAAA aAGACTGCTGTAAAGGACAAACCCAGCAATTCAGCATGCAAGAAAGCAATCTGACTGCAGAGTCACCCACT ttcgAGGAGTGCAGCTCAGCCCACGAGGAGCTGTCCGAGAAGGAGCGGAGGAGGATGAAGGACTGCTTTGAGCGTTACCGCAG GAAGCGCGCCCTGCGCAGAGCGCCCGCGGGCCGCCGCCCCGAGGCCGACTGGGAGCCGAGCACGGGCAGCGACAACACGGACACCGAGGGCAGCTAG